The following are encoded in a window of Candidatus Zixiibacteriota bacterium genomic DNA:
- a CDS encoding T9SS type A sorting domain-containing protein, with protein MLAGYRLTHKMAIFLIILGLLCPALSAANDAPSLKPVPRQYLLEGQLLELNIESIDGDGDPIQLGVTARPNGASFVDNGDGTGQLIWQPDFIGPNSSVGSPFSVTFWAGDGLNYDLIQTEIVVINNNRKPIISGPDTVTVASGSILDLDLSGSDIDQDPLSWSTVTMPEGMELTRGESAHFTWATTFADSGMHYLTALLTDQFGATDTATVILHVLQTEVYALKIDTLSVYPGENVEINVELMNLEEVSGINLVINFDPSAMIFGSLTRTNTRTENFEYFTYQLNSRGIPGDIKIIGVADLENSVATPGLEVGDGPVVRMGFYITGDLTFAGYSIPVKFAFRDNLEQNDNTMTDPDGARIDQDQIDYYDGYVKIKASSQDGIGDINLNGLTYEIGDVIYFTNYFADPSRYPLSPEQILNSDVNGDGYAPNVADLVYLVNRLMNILPGSSKISPGEALVDIAFGPTSNGLGFSYRSVSELGAVALVLKANQPIDQPLEVKSAMLDLGMQIKMSIDGDLVRIIIYSDEAVRMPSGLNTFMEIENDLSLTIDEIQLSSADGFILTPVMKDDPGELLPAGFELYQNYPNPFNPATEISFSTPQSAPVSLKIYNILGQEIRSLVDEVLPAGNHLVTWNGRDDAGRMVSSGIYFYSLSTESYSARKKMILLK; from the coding sequence ATGTTAGCTGGATATAGATTAACACATAAGATGGCGATTTTCCTGATAATCCTGGGACTGCTATGCCCGGCTTTATCAGCGGCCAATGACGCCCCCAGTTTGAAGCCGGTTCCCCGGCAGTATCTTCTTGAGGGACAATTGCTTGAATTGAATATAGAATCAATCGACGGCGATGGCGACCCGATTCAACTCGGCGTTACCGCCCGGCCCAATGGCGCTTCGTTTGTCGATAATGGCGACGGCACCGGGCAGTTGATCTGGCAACCCGATTTTATCGGGCCGAATTCCTCGGTCGGATCGCCGTTTTCAGTGACTTTCTGGGCCGGTGACGGCCTTAATTATGATTTGATTCAGACTGAAATCGTGGTGATTAACAATAACCGCAAACCGATCATTTCCGGACCCGACACCGTGACGGTAGCTTCAGGTTCTATACTCGACCTGGATTTGAGTGGTTCTGATATCGATCAGGATCCGCTTAGCTGGAGCACGGTCACGATGCCGGAGGGAATGGAATTAACACGCGGTGAGTCAGCCCATTTTACCTGGGCTACCACTTTTGCCGATTCCGGCATGCATTACCTGACCGCCCTCCTGACTGATCAATTTGGCGCCACTGATACGGCCACGGTTATTCTCCACGTTTTGCAGACCGAAGTCTATGCCCTGAAAATCGATACTCTTTCGGTTTACCCCGGCGAAAATGTTGAGATCAATGTCGAACTGATGAATTTGGAAGAGGTTTCAGGCATCAATCTGGTGATCAATTTTGATCCCTCGGCCATGATTTTCGGTTCTCTCACGCGCACGAACACCAGAACTGAAAACTTTGAATATTTTACCTACCAGTTGAACAGCCGTGGTATCCCCGGGGATATTAAAATTATCGGGGTGGCTGATCTGGAAAATAGCGTTGCGACGCCGGGTCTTGAGGTGGGCGATGGGCCGGTGGTCCGGATGGGATTTTATATCACCGGCGATCTCACTTTTGCCGGCTACTCGATACCCGTCAAATTCGCTTTCCGGGATAATCTGGAACAGAATGACAATACCATGACTGATCCGGATGGTGCGCGCATCGACCAGGATCAGATTGATTATTACGATGGATATGTTAAAATCAAAGCGTCTTCCCAGGACGGGATCGGCGATATCAACCTCAACGGTCTGACTTATGAAATAGGTGACGTTATTTATTTCACCAATTATTTTGCGGATCCGTCCCGTTATCCATTGTCCCCGGAACAGATTCTTAATTCCGATGTCAATGGTGACGGCTATGCTCCCAATGTGGCCGACCTGGTTTACCTGGTCAATCGACTGATGAATATCCTTCCGGGGAGCTCCAAAATCTCTCCCGGGGAAGCCCTGGTGGATATTGCCTTCGGGCCGACTTCGAACGGATTAGGTTTCAGTTACCGATCTGTCAGCGAACTCGGCGCCGTGGCCCTGGTATTGAAGGCCAATCAGCCGATCGATCAGCCGCTCGAAGTCAAATCCGCGATGCTTGATTTGGGGATGCAAATAAAAATGTCGATCGACGGCGATCTGGTAAGGATTATTATTTACAGCGATGAGGCTGTCCGGATGCCGTCGGGACTGAATACTTTTATGGAAATCGAAAATGATTTGAGTTTAACCATAGATGAAATCCAGCTTTCATCGGCCGACGGGTTTATCTTGACCCCGGTTATGAAAGACGATCCGGGAGAACTGCTTCCGGCCGGCTTTGAATTGTATCAGAATTATCCCAATCCCTTCAACCCGGCTACGGAAATAAGTTTCAGTACTCCCCAATCGGCTCCGGTCAGCCTGAAGATCTACAATATTCTCGGGCAGGAAATCCGGAGTCTGGTCGATGAGGTGCTTCCGGCGGGGAACCACCTGGTGACCTGGAACGGCCGTGATGACGCCGGCCGGATGGTTTCCAGCGGGATTTATTTCTACAGCTTGAGTACCGAGTCATATTCAGCGCGAAAAAAAATGATCCTTCTTAAGTGA